A region of Bacteroidota bacterium DNA encodes the following proteins:
- a CDS encoding MATE family efflux transporter encodes MANSEITEALGQEKTGKLLLQYSLPAIIATAASSLYNIIDRVFIGHGVGPLAIS; translated from the coding sequence ATGGCAAATTCAGAAATCACAGAAGCATTAGGACAAGAAAAAACAGGAAAGCTTTTACTTCAATATTCCCTTCCGGCTATCATTGCAACTGCCGCATCGTCATTGTACAACATCATTGATCGTGTTTTTATCGGACACGGTGTAGGGCCATTGGCCATATCCG